Genomic DNA from Fusarium keratoplasticum isolate Fu6.1 chromosome 2, whole genome shotgun sequence:
gtattaattattataattatattcctatttaattctttttatttttgAAGTAGATTTTCCCCTCATAAGAGTTAGAGGGACTTTGCTCTTTTGGTGTCTCATCTTTTTCTCAGACCACGTGGCTGGGTCACCCTTGGATGGAATTGGAAGtgcttggctggctggaggCTACGAATCAATAGACTGCAACGTGCATAATTGTGTGTCAATTATTTGATAAAATGATTCAAAAATGTTGAAAGCTTTGAAAAGACTGCAGAAGGGGCTGTGAAATGCATCGTATATGTGTGGCGTTGAACGTATCTTGGCAATATTACTTCAGGTATCATAGAGGTGAGTCTACTTGGTAGAGAGCAAGCCAACAAAGAAGGACAAGTACCTTATTGTCTTACTCTACCAGTTGAATGGGACTTGGACATAACAGCTGTGCCACACCGCTGAACCTCTTTCCAGACCGATCGCTCTCAGCTCGTCACCGGCTTAACTGCATACACTTGGAAGGAGCCTATCAAGGGCCAGTGAGCATACTTTCAGGAAAAACACTCCAAATTCTTACCTGTCCATTCGTTAAAGTCGGTGATACCGAGCTGGTTGGCCAGTCTGCTGGCTTCGTCGGCCATTGAACCCGTCTGGTTCTGGTGGCATGGCTCCTGCTCAGTATAGGAATCGTGTTTCACCTCTTGACTGCAGCAAGACGGTGTCTCGTCTTGGCCCCTGGAAGCGTCTGCCCCACAACACGGTGACTCGCCGTCGGCTGCGCTCCAGTACACGTTCAAGTCACAGTTGGCGTCCACGATGAGAATGTCTGTCAAGAACCAATCAGCCTTTATCACGCAGTTTCGGGGCAACATGAATGACCTTCGAAACCTGCATTCCTCAGAAATGCGTCGTACTCACTAACCTGACTGGCCCCTGAAATGCACCCGACGTATAGGGCCATGTCCTTCTTCATTTCATCTGTCAACTCCTTGCGTGCGAGGATATCACTGATAGCAACTCGGCCGCCTGGCTTGAGTAGTCGGAACATTTCATTAAACGCCAGCTGCTTATCTTCAGCGGGGACAAGGTTGATAACGCAGTTGCTGATGATGCAGTCGACAGTGTTGTCAGGTGCTGGGGTGGATGTGATGTGACTCTCGATGAACTCGACGTTTGAGACGTCGACGCGAGATTTGTTGGCATTCGCCTTGTCAATCATACTCTATAAATATGCATTAGCCATATGATGGACTATCCAAAGGGGAAGAACTAGGTCACCTTGTTCATGTCAACTCCAATAGCCCTGCCTGTAAGGCCAACTCTCTTCGCTGCCGTAAACACATCGAGGCCAGCGCCAGACCCAAGATCGATGACTGTTTCGCCCTTTTGCCCACCGGTCAAAACAGCACGCCGTCACGAGCGAACATACACACCTCTCTCAGTCTCGCAATTGCTGTGGGGTTGCCGCAGCTCAGACCAAGGTTCGCTCCCTCGGGGATGCCAGCCAGCTCTTGTTCCGTGTATCCGAAGGCCTTGGCTACGGTCTGCTCATAGTggccgctgctgctcttggCGATTGAGCCATATCGCCTGTTGACTTGGTTATAGATCTCTTGGGATTCCATTTGGAATGTTAAAAGTTGTTGGTTTAGGAAAAGACTGCCAGAGAATGCGTCGTGGTGTGGATGAGATATATTTTTACTGGAGCCCTTCGATATGTCATTGTTTAAAACCTCAGTTTGTATTCTCTTCAGCCAATGTGGTGAGATTACTTTTAGGCTGCCACACAGGCAAATGTACCAGATACATGCCCATGGGCCGTACCCCACTGCAGATCCAAAGTGCCACGCTTACAAATGCACAAGTCGATCGGTGACCGTTTTTGCTCCGTTACCCCAAGATAAATGCAACAGGCCGAGACCAACATCAGTTCCATATCGACGACAGCAACTCACGATGTGCCGAAACTATTGGCAGCGTAGCGGTTTGGGTACGTCCACATCCAGAACATCCCAAAGCTTGGAACTAATTGTGTCAGGTTGCCTCAATCTACTGGCTTCCGATGACCAGGCTGGACTGAGCCGAAAGCCAACACTCTCTTCTACCCATCTGGCACGAGCTTCGAGGCAGCTACCTTCATGAATTGGCCCTCTGAGTTCCTGTCTGGGCTCCCCCTGGGTATGAATATCCTCaaacgatgatgatgctgaggcTTGAAGTGGAATACCCGAAACGACCACACAGAAAATGGCAGTAAGAAGGGCATACTGCTATTTCTGTGGTGCCTTACTGGATACGCAGCCGCCCGTCAGCGCAGCAGATCGAATGGCCCTCTCCGCGAGTAAGGAGGCTTCTCTACTGCTACCTAGACGGATTCCATTCTGCTATAGAGGCCTGCAACGCTTACCTGAGCAGTCCTAATAGACTTCCATGTTAAGGCTAGTTGACGGGCTGTCTCATTTATACGCTCGCCTTACGCTCAAAGCGCTCGCTCCGAATACGACGTCGTACGGGATACGCCAAGGAACGCAGTTCGGAGTTATTGCCGTCGCTAATCCCGGACAGCGGAGATGATTATCCACTCGCTTCATTGATAAAAGTACAGCCTAGTCAGGCACCCATTTCCTTCCCAGCCAAAAGGCTCGGCGAGGGCCCAGAAGGGCTTCAGAGCGGCCTGGCGGAATCAGGCACCCATTTAGCAAGGCATCCCCTTACCTTTTGGATGCCTATTCCCCCATTCCCCAGAACcaagatgaggctgaagcGCGTGTTGCCGCGTAATTGAGGCGAGAAACTATTGGTCACATTTATGTTAGCCAAGCTTCGGTCGGAAGTGGCAATCTCGTCTGCATTGACTGACTACTGTACGATATATAGCTAGCAAAGTCTTCCCGTGTTCCATCCAAACCAACAGATTCAATCTTTTCTTCTTGTATATATCCCCTTTCTCTGCAAGATGCATCCACCAACGTGGTCCTCTCTTTTCTCAGCAATCGCATTTGCAAACCTATCAACCTCTCAATACACGGCCCCCAGCTATGCGAACTTTTCAGGGCCCGATGGTCAACTAGTGGACCTAGGCTATCTCCAGGTTCAAGGAACTCGGCTGACCTCATCAACCGTGCCCATCAACGCGTGGTTGGGCATCCGATATGGCGCAGCGCCCACTGGAGATCGACGCTTCAGACCCCCGGTAGCCATTGAGACTGTAGATTCTGGAGGAAATTCCATCTTTGACGCGACTACATTTGGTCCCATCTGCTATCAAGGATGGCCTGGATGGTCTCTAGAAAGCCCCGAGGCGAAAGCATTTCAAGCAGCCAGCAATCACTTTGGAAACCGTCAAGAGAGCGAGGATTGTCTGCTGTTGGACATCTATGCTCCGGACGAGCCCGTGGTTGAGAGTCTTCCTGTGCTGGTCATCATTCATGGAGGAGGCTATGTGGCGGGAGGCAGCACAACTATACCATCCCCAGGCTTCATGGCTGCAGCACCAGGCCAGTTCATCGTGGTCAACATTCAATACCGCCTATCTGGCTTTGGGTTTCTTGGTGGCGCAGGAAACGAGACGCTTAATGTCGGGCTACACGATCAACGACTAGCTCTGGAGTGGGTTCAGCGTCACATTGCTTCATTCGGCGGAGATCCAAACCAAGTCACAATCAGCGGCGGATCAGCTGGTGGTGGCTCAGTCTTTCACCAACTCATATGGAATGGCGGAGAGGAGCATCCCCCGTACCGAGCCGCGATATCCGAGTATCCTTGGATTCCGTCCATACTCAGCCCTAGCCAGCTTGAACAGCAGTATCAAGAGGTTTTGTCTGCTTCAAACTGCAGCGATATTTCCTGTCTACAAGACCTGTCCGCAGACGAGTACAACCGTGTCCAGAACAAGGTCCTTGCAACTGCCAACACTCTGTATGGAATGTTTTATTTTTCACCTGCAATCGATGGTCGCTATATCCAAGACTTTCCAACACgagaggcagaggctggGCATTTCGCCAAGGTTCCCATTTTGACGACACGAGACGGGAACGAAGGCTTCGCGTTTACCCCACAAGACATCACCACCGAAGCAGAGTATCAAGATCGGGTACAACGCCTTTTCAACGGTGGTGCGAACTTCTTTGGCCGGCTCCAAGACTATTACCCCCCTGAAGCTGTTGGTCCACTCGCCTACAAGGGAACACAGCAAAGGGCCGAGTTCGTCACCGGAGATGCGTTTATTCAGTGTCCATCCTACCGCCTCGCCAGTTCTGCCGCCGAGGCTTTCTCTTTGGCTGATAGGCATGGTGCTCAGCCCGTCTACAAATTCATCTACGGGTATCCAACTTACGATACTGCCTACCACGGAGCTTATACTGCCTTGGTTTTTCCAACCCAAGCCATTTCTGCAAACGATACCTCTGTGGGGGCAGAGATCGGTCGAAAACTGCAGCATTACTActcatccttcatcatcaatggcGACCCCAACATTGGGCTTTCATCATCAGACATCGAGTGGCCCGAGTACGGCTCGTCTAGCCACATTCTATATATCAACTCGAGCACGCCGGTTCAGATGAATGATATTGATGCCGATGGGCGTTGTGACTTTTTGCTCTCCAGAATGTCCGTTACAGCCAACTGATTGGGCGGGTATGGCTTATGATAGCCCACTGTTCCCCAGCTACTTCCCTTATTTTCTTTCCGAAGTTTACTGTCTTGGAGTATATTCATCTTTTTCTACAATGTTCTTAAATCATCAGGGCAGAGATTCAGCGTTAGATATTCGTTAGCTACTAGCTGTTTATACAGCTACGGCTCAGTCAATTGATCTAACCGTCTGATTCAACCTACGCCGTGATATATCGTAACCCATACCTTGGCTTAATAGTCATGCATCCCTGTAGGACCAAGGGCAATGGGTGCGCTCCTGTTAGAGATAGCATAGCTTCATTGTTCGAACATGGGCCAGGGAACTATGCAAAGAGTGAAGTCAATGTTCGATACTGTCATGTTCGTGTTCAGATATCTTGTGCAGCCATTCACTCTTGCTGCGTCAACCGAGACCACGGTACCGCTGCGGCGCTTCCAAGCCCTGTCCTGTAAATCTCTGCCCACTGGATAGCAACATGTTAGAAGATGGGTAGCTAGGAGACGTACGATCTCCCTGTGTGGGTTCCTCGACGGATGTTGAGGGTAGCCGAGACCTCGCCAGCCATTCCGATGGATCCAGGAGTCTGTCCAAGTCTGCATCTACACAATCATCGTGCATCACGTTAAcactccctcctcctcctcctccccaggAGTTCAAATGCACTGAGCTCCCGATTCTGAGTTTTTCGAGCACTTCTTCCAAGTTCCTATTTTGACTTTGTTTTACCCTTCTCAGCGACCCTGCTCCCCTttcgaggccgagctggcTCGAGCTCGCAGGCCAGGGCGGCTCAAGGTCACGTTTGTCTAAGAAGATCTCCATGAATTGAGCGACATTCTCGAGCTGAACTTCACAATGGCCGCCGACTCCATCGGCAGCGATGTTCAACCCGCGGAAGACGCTAGGCATAGGCTGTCGGCCCTGATTCTCTTTGCTGGCATAATATGCTCTACCCACAACTGTCCAGGAATTTTCCCGTGTCACCTGGCTGGCGAGAAGAACTTCCGAAGTTTTAAAACCGAACAGATGCAAGTCAAGGTGCGCATCGCCTTCGTTTGCATCGGGTGAGAGGTGAACTTCGGCCCCTGAGTCTGACCTGAAAATTGTCGCCCCTGCCGTCTCTGGTTGTCTGTCAAACGACCATTCTCCGAGATCGTGACAGCGCAATGATATCTCCAAGGGTTGATGAATCCacttgaagaagctgggAGACCTCTGGGACTCGGACTCAAGGCTAGACTCTAACTGATGGTGCGGCCATGTCAGTTCCATGGCTTCAGCGGTCAGACGCGCAAACTGAATGCGGCAGTTCATCTTTACTGCCCCTTTCCCTCCCCAGGCAACCAGGGAAACGAAtgtctcctccttggtcttgtggTACTCGGCAGTGTATCCGCGCTCGAACGCGACTTCAGTTGCTATGCCCAACAACGCAAAGATCCGATCCCGGCCATCCTCGCAACCAGAATCTTTGTGGCGCTCATAAAGGGTTGCGAAAGATTCCGTAGAGGTCGGCCAGCGTCTCTGCGAGCGAATGAGCCCGTACATGGTGCTGTGGAAGAGTTCAATTGTCGCTTGGCGCCTCTTTGTTTGCTTGCCATCGTCTCCAACTGCTTTATCTTCAGCCAACGGAGCCCACAGGTCCGAACTCCACGCCGTGAGATGATGCGGGGGGGATTTGCACGCCGCTGAGAATGTTGACCACGGAATCACTTCGCTTCCGCAGAAGATCTCGGCGTCTCGTGCCACTGTGATCTCCTGGACGATCCAGATTCTTGTCCAGTACCTCCGCTTGGAAAGGTCTGCCAGGCCTTGCCACACTGTCGCTCGGTCTGACAAGTAGGCAGCTCGAGAGGCACTGTCCGTGTGAGTGCTTAACAGGCGGATGGTGCGTAGGGTGATGTCGCTGTTCTCGCGTGCTTCGCCTAGCCACACTAGGACAGACTGCGCTTTGCGGTAGATCTGGTTCATCAGCTGAACCTGGTGACTGCGTTCGTAGTCATTGGCCTGGTCGATGCAGATGGAGTCGCACCACAGGTAATCATGTGAGGCATGCGCTTTGAGACGGGATAGAAAGTTGAAAAGATTCGATCGGATTGTTGTTGGCTGGGCCATGACATGGATGAGCGCCAAAGGAGACCTTGGCCCCCATTCGTATGACAGCGCGTGATAATTGGGAGCCGTGTTGATGTCAAAAGTACTGATTGTGCAAGATATTTCGTCATTGGAAGATCCGGGTCGTATCTGCAGGAGACGGATATGGGTCTGGCCTGGTAACAAAGGATGCTTGGTATAAATCGACATGGTCAAGTTTGGTGGTTGTGAATGGAAAGAAACCCGGGCTGGTGGACCGTTGTGAGGGAATGAGATATGACCTTGGATGAATGACTGGGTTGGTGAAGAGTTGGCGAGGAATAGTAACAGATCATAGATGGCTAGAAATAGTCACCTGTTCGTACGGGGCTGTGCTCTCAAATGtaagatggatggatgccttgCAGAATGCCCAACAGGCGCTTATGGATGCCTTAAACCCTGATTAGGATAGGCAGTTTTTGGAGATAACCAATGTACAGTTCCAGCAGGTAAATTGTCATAGAGGTTCGTTTGCACATACTAATAAGTCTTCTTCTCGCTATGATCTCCCGCAAGTTGCGGACTTGCTGCTTGGGGTCTTGAAGGTACCGAGGCAATTGGGGTAATATATGTTACTTCGCGCCAAGATAATGTAGTATGCTAGGTTGTCCCTTCATGCAACGGGAAACAGTCTGAGCTCCGTTTATGATCTAGGCCTTAATTTGAAAGATCTTATATAAGTCTTACTTGCCGTAGCTCAAGGTTGTTAA
This window encodes:
- a CDS encoding Methyltranfer-dom domain-containing protein, translated to MESQEIYNQVNRRYGSIAKSSSGHYEQTVAKAFGYTEQELAGIPEGANLGLSCGNPTAIARLREGETVIDLGSGAGLDVFTAAKRVGLTGRAIGVDMNKSMIDKANANKSRVDVSNVEFIESHITSTPAPDNTVDCIISNCVINLVPAEDKQLAFNEMFRLLKPGGRVAISDILARKELTDEMKKDMALYVGCISGASQVSEYDAFLRNAGFEDILIVDANCDLNVYWSAADGESPCCGADASRGQDETPSCCSQEVKHDSYTEQEPCHQNQTGSMADEASRLANQLGITDFNEWTGSFQVYAVKPVTS
- a CDS encoding Carboxylic ester hydrolase, which translates into the protein MHPPTWSSLFSAIAFANLSTSQYTAPSYANFSGPDGQLVDLGYLQVQGTRLTSSTVPINAWLGIRYGAAPTGDRRFRPPVAIETVDSGGNSIFDATTFGPICYQGWPGWSLESPEAKAFQAASNHFGNRQESEDCLLLDIYAPDEPVVESLPVLVIIHGGGYVAGGSTTIPSPGFMAAAPGQFIVVNIQYRLSGFGFLGGAGNETLNVGLHDQRLALEWVQRHIASFGGDPNQVTISGGSAGGGSVFHQLIWNGGEEHPPYRAAISEYPWIPSILSPSQLEQQYQEVLSASNCSDISCLQDLSADEYNRVQNKVLATANTLYGMFYFSPAIDGRYIQDFPTREAEAGHFAKVPILTTRDGNEGFAFTPQDITTEAEYQDRVQRLFNGGANFFGRLQDYYPPEAVGPLAYKGTQQRAEFVTGDAFIQCPSYRLASSAAEAFSLADRHGAQPVYKFIYGYPTYDTAYHGAYTALVFPTQAISANDTSVGAEIGRKLQHYYSSFIINGDPNIGLSSSDIEWPEYGSSSHILYINSSTPVQMNDIDADGRCDFLLSRMSVTAN
- a CDS encoding HET domain-containing protein yields the protein MSIYTKHPLLPGQTHIRLLQIRPGSSNDEISCTISTFDINTAPNYHALSYEWGPRSPLALIHVMAQPTTIRSNLFNFLSRLKAHASHDYLWCDSICIDQANDYERSHQVQLMNQIYRKAQSVLVWLGEARENSDITLRTIRLLSTHTDSASRAAYLSDRATVWQGLADLSKRRYWTRIWIVQEITVARDAEIFCGSEVIPWSTFSAACKSPPHHLTAWSSDLWAPLAEDKAVGDDGKQTKRRQATIELFHSTMYGLIRSQRRWPTSTESFATLYERHKDSGCEDGRDRIFALLGIATEVAFERGYTAEYHKTKEETFVSLVAWGGKGAVKMNCRIQFARLTAEAMELTWPHHQLESSLESESQRSPSFFKWIHQPLEISLRCHDLGEWSFDRQPETAGATIFRSDSGAEVHLSPDANEGDAHLDLHLFGFKTSEVLLASQVTRENSWTVVGRAYYASKENQGRQPMPSVFRGLNIAADGVGGHCEVQLENVAQFMEIFLDKRDLEPPWPASSSQLGLERGAGSLRRNRELSAFELLGRRRRREC